In Musa acuminata AAA Group cultivar baxijiao chromosome BXJ2-3, Cavendish_Baxijiao_AAA, whole genome shotgun sequence, the following proteins share a genomic window:
- the LOC135608437 gene encoding protein WRKY1-like encodes MEGVEDANMAAVESCHRVLSLLSETQHQPLAHKSLLAETGTAVSKFTKVVSMLGNGVGHARLRRLKSPHQLRFNHSIFLDNPAVSRADPSAVLLQLLPRNLLQKPVNELGSTANMPPQIPPRMFLENPASEIQATLSSPTPTHLHFLHQQHNNRMFQLQQQLKLQNEMCERSNGGLNLMFDTSSCTATASSSRSFLSSLSIDGSMGSMDGKAFNLFGGPQLSNPMNWHPHDRRCSGGGIDGSGGKCGKTSRCHCSKKRKLRVKRTIKVPAISNKLADIPADDCSWRKYGQKPIKGSPYPRGYYKCSSMRGCPARKHVERCIEDPTMLIVTYEGEHNHAKL; translated from the exons ATGGAAGGAGTGGAAGACGCTAATATGGCAGCTGTGGAGAGCTGCCACAGAGTGCTGAGCTTACTGTCTGAGACACAACACCAACCCTTAGCTCACAAGAGTCTACTGGCAGAGACAGGAACTGCTGTTTCTAAGTTTACCAAGGTTGTTTCGATGCTTGGAAATGGTGTTGGCCATGCACGGCTGAGGAGGCTCAAGAGTCCCCATCAGCTCCGCTTCAACCACAGCATCTTCTTAGACAACCCAGCTGTCTCCAGAGCTGACCCTTCTGCGGTGCTGCTCCAACTCCTTCCAAGAAACCTACTACAGAAGCCAGTTAATGAGTTGGGTTCCACTGCCAACATGCCTCCACAAATCCCACCAAGAATGTTCCTTGAGAACCCTGCATCGGAAATCCAAGCGACCCTCAGCAGTCCTACCCCCACTCACCTCCATTTCCTCCATCAGCAGCACAACAACCGTATGTTCCAGCTTCAGCAACAGCTGAAGCTCCAGAACGAGATGTGCGAGAGGAGCAACGGCGGCTTGAACCTCATGTTTGACACTTCGAGTTGCACGGCGACTGCGTCGTCCTCTAGGTCCTTCTTGTCATCCCTGAGCATCGATGGAAGCATGGGGAGCATGGATGGGAAGGCCTTCAACCTGTTCGGCGGACCGCAGTTGTCCAATCCCATGAACTGGCACCCGCATGATAGAAGGTGCTCTGGTGGAGGAATTGATGGAAGCGGAGGCAAATGTGGGAAAACAAGCAGGTGCCACTGCTCGAAGAAGAG GAAATTGAGAGTGAAGAGAACAATCAAGGTTCCTGCTATCAGTAACAAGCTTGCAGACATCCCTGCTGATGACTGCTCATGGAGGAAGTATGGGCAGAAGCCAATCAAAGGTTCTCCCTATCCTAG AGGATACTACAAATGCAGCAGCATGCGGGGCTGCCCTGCAAGAAAGCATGTCGAGAGGTGCATCGAAGATCCGACAATGTTGATTGTGACTTATGAAGGAGAGCACAACCATGCCAAGCTATGA
- the LOC103979920 gene encoding transcription factor BHLH148 produces MVTEPFVPFHEEYLHGVDNSLLWALSPELPFDCTAAFPELMQEIDPPVAPPPPAHWSAFGRYARSEGAQMSECCSSETRSGGDGGRNIHRRVIEMLRSIPKGEEPSGVETSRGFRHMMRERQRREKLSQSYADLYSMIASRSKGDKNSIIQSAAQYVRELQGVQKALQKRNEELKAEILRNNATDGAKIKISVTNPSSSIDSMIAALRCLKSLDVKAKAIRSDLSSTEFSATMSIDTKMATADVERVVQGALMEVEKKLHRQLPGINTRSQQCHVENMI; encoded by the exons ATGGTAACGGAGCCCTTCGTCCCCTTCCACGAGGAGTACTTACATGGGGTTGATAACAGTCTCCTCTGGGCCTTGTCGCCGGAACTGCCCTTCGATTGTACGGCCGCCTTCCCTGAGCTCATGCAGGAGATAGACCCGCCggttgcgccgccgccgccggcccATTGGAGTGCCTTCGGGAGGTATGCCAGGTCGGAAGGTGCACAAATGTCGGAGTGCTGCAGCTCAGAAACCAGAAGTGGCGGCGACGGTGGCCGGAACATCCACCGGCGGGTCATTGAGATGTTGAGAAGCATCCCGAAGGGGGAGGAGCCCAGCGGGGTGGAGACGAGCAGGGGTTTCCGGCATATGATGAGAGAGCGGCAGCGGAGGGAGAAGCTCAGCCAAAGCTATGCTGATTTGTACTCCATGATTGCCTCCAGATCAAAG GGTGACAAGAACTCAATCATTCAGTCAGCCGCTCAGTATGTGCGAGAACTACAAGGGGTGCAGAAGGCGCTTCAGAAGCGCAATGAGGAGCTCAAAGCAGAGATACTAAGGAACAATGCAACTGATGGGGCCAAGATTAAGATCAGTGTGACCAATCCATCATCTTCCATCGACTCCATGATTGCGGCACTGCGGTGCTTAAAGAGTTTGGATGTCAAGGCGAAAGCCATTCGATCTGATCTCTCCAGCACCGAGTTTTCTGCCACTATGAGCATCGATACCAAG ATGGCGACAGCTGATGTTGAGAGAGTTGTACAGGGAGCTCTAATGGAAGTCGAGAAGAAGCTTCATCGCCAGCTTCCAGGAATCAACACACGCTCACAGCAATGTCATGTGGAAAATATGATCTGA